A genomic window from Candidatus Obscuribacterales bacterium includes:
- a CDS encoding MSMEG_0570 family nitrogen starvation response protein, with the protein MPEIRFEIEWPDGTHETCYSPSLVVKQYLESEAEYELYDFMERSRAALQEGSNRVQAKYGFPCGLALGQLQRLEATSAKYVNQDNVKVKLLKFIE; encoded by the coding sequence GTGCCCGAAATACGATTTGAAATAGAGTGGCCCGATGGCACTCACGAAACCTGCTACTCTCCCTCGTTAGTAGTCAAGCAGTATTTAGAATCTGAAGCAGAATACGAATTGTATGACTTTATGGAGCGATCGCGCGCCGCGTTGCAGGAGGGTAGTAATCGCGTGCAAGCAAAATACGGTTTTCCATGCGGACTAGCATTAGGACAGTTACAGCGATTGGAAGCGACCTCAGCGAAATATGTGAATCAGGACAACGTTAAGGTCAAGTTACTGAAATTTATCGAATAA
- a CDS encoding pyridoxamine 5'-phosphate oxidase family protein, with product MAIPGWQRTESPFHRGERSIQERLGALEQMDDFGRRIIREFLPEQHRQFYAQLSYFLVGTVDSAGNPWASILVGEPGFISTPNDRTLHIAAQPLYGDPLAETLQVGSDIGFLGIELHTRRRNRVNGVVSAIAPDGFEVQVSQTFGNCPKYIQARQFDLAAFDPTVGRPIRTLTTLGDAERRAIASTDTFFIATAYLDNAAGAARGVDVSHRGGNPGFVRIDGDTLTVPDFAGNCHFNTFGNIEVNPQASLLFIDFERGNLLYLTGKAEVIWDGDPEIAAYAGAERLFKFHLTQGIRVDSSLPLTWSKPEYSRFLEQTGSW from the coding sequence ATGGCAATCCCCGGTTGGCAACGGACAGAATCTCCCTTTCATCGGGGAGAGCGGTCGATTCAGGAGCGTCTGGGCGCTTTAGAGCAGATGGATGATTTTGGGCGACGGATTATCCGCGAATTTTTGCCCGAGCAGCATCGCCAGTTCTACGCCCAGCTTTCTTACTTCCTGGTCGGCACGGTGGATAGTGCCGGGAATCCCTGGGCATCGATCCTGGTAGGTGAACCGGGTTTTATCTCAACGCCAAATGATCGCACTCTGCACATTGCCGCTCAGCCGCTCTATGGCGATCCGCTCGCTGAGACGCTACAGGTCGGCAGTGACATTGGCTTTCTCGGCATCGAACTGCACACCCGCCGCCGCAATCGTGTCAATGGGGTAGTGAGCGCGATCGCGCCCGACGGCTTTGAGGTGCAGGTGAGCCAAACCTTTGGCAACTGCCCCAAATATATCCAGGCGCGCCAGTTCGATCTCGCTGCCTTTGACCCGACTGTGGGCAGGCCCATTCGCACCCTGACCACCTTAGGAGACGCTGAACGTCGGGCGATCGCATCTACCGACACCTTCTTTATCGCCACCGCCTATCTAGATAACGCTGCCGGAGCCGCCAGAGGCGTCGATGTCTCTCACCGGGGCGGCAACCCCGGCTTTGTGCGCATCGACGGCGATACCCTCACCGTGCCTGACTTTGCTGGCAACTGCCATTTCAACACCTTTGGCAACATTGAGGTTAACCCTCAGGCTAGCCTACTGTTCATTGACTTTGAGCGAGGCAATCTGCTTTATCTCACAGGCAAAGCTGAGGTCATTTGGGACGGCGACCCAGAAATTGCCGCCTATGCAGGCGCTGAGCGGCTGTTTAAATTTCATCTCACCCAGGGCATCCGGGTAGACAGTAGCCTGCCCCTAACATGGTCAAAGCCAGAGTACTCTCGTTTTTTAGAGCAGACAGGTTCTTGGTAA